One stretch of Aeromicrobium fastidiosum DNA includes these proteins:
- a CDS encoding RNA polymerase sigma factor, whose amino-acid sequence MTEEDFRNLYDALRDSVHLFALRRVGFEAAGDVVAETFEIAWKKRDEFPTDPTAWAGWVVGIAKNKVLQELQRRTRKHHDNRFVEDRQSSQPMLAHDDVAQTVVDSDAARLIYDQLTPAEQWLFDVAFIRELTPKDGAKILNISVSAFTSRVNRLRRRLGALELKGNVEPQHPLWSGGAPL is encoded by the coding sequence GTGACCGAAGAGGACTTCCGAAACCTCTACGACGCTCTCCGCGACTCGGTCCATCTTTTCGCGTTGCGACGCGTCGGATTTGAAGCAGCAGGTGATGTCGTTGCCGAGACGTTCGAAATTGCCTGGAAGAAGCGAGACGAGTTCCCCACCGACCCGACGGCTTGGGCTGGGTGGGTCGTAGGCATCGCGAAAAACAAGGTGCTGCAAGAGCTACAACGACGGACGCGTAAACATCACGACAACAGGTTCGTGGAGGACCGGCAGTCTTCCCAACCCATGCTGGCGCACGACGATGTGGCCCAGACCGTTGTCGACTCAGACGCCGCCCGCCTCATCTACGACCAACTGACGCCGGCCGAACAATGGCTATTCGACGTGGCCTTCATTCGAGAACTGACGCCGAAGGACGGGGCCAAGATTCTCAATATATCGGTATCTGCTTTCACCAGCCGAGTCAATCGCCTACGCCGACGCTTGGGTGCTTTGGAACTGAAGGGAAACGTTGAGCCTCAACACCCGCTGTGGTCAGGAGGCGCACCCTTGTGA
- a CDS encoding Na(+)/H(+) antiporter subunit C yields MTPNLPLVILVGVMVAAGVTLVLERSLTRILIGFVLIGNGVSVLFLVVSGPAGTAPIVGLSDKPMSDPLPQAMVLTAIVITLGVTAFGLALAYRAWQLTGHDDVQDDVEDDLIRRRAEQDETSASFDAADAALPDEEGSDAPAQHPEIHEVPDATVPEALSTGSRGEADDSGGEDS; encoded by the coding sequence ATGACCCCCAACCTCCCCCTGGTGATCCTGGTAGGCGTCATGGTCGCGGCCGGCGTGACGCTGGTGCTCGAGCGCAGCCTGACGCGCATCCTGATCGGCTTCGTGCTGATCGGCAACGGCGTCAGCGTGCTGTTCCTGGTGGTCTCCGGACCCGCCGGCACCGCCCCCATCGTCGGCCTGTCAGACAAGCCCATGAGCGACCCGCTGCCCCAGGCCATGGTGCTGACGGCAATCGTCATCACCCTCGGCGTCACGGCGTTCGGCCTGGCCCTGGCCTACCGCGCGTGGCAGCTCACGGGCCACGACGACGTCCAGGACGACGTCGAGGACGACCTGATCCGTCGCCGCGCCGAGCAGGACGAGACCTCCGCGAGCTTCGACGCCGCCGATGCGGCACTCCCCGACGAGGAGGGTTCCGACGCCCCGGCGCAGCACCCCGAGATCCACGAGGTGCCGGACGCGACGGTGCCGGAGGCCCTTTCGACAGGCTCACGGGGCGAAGCGGACGACTCAGGGGGCGAGGACTCGTGA
- a CDS encoding peptidase inhibitor family I36 protein encodes MNYSNFVAKSLPALLLGTVLFLQPNIAQANEMSPNIMSQCSAGYFCVWSGTNFTGQFQRIAATNSYRGITLTATKSYYNNRMQRTWLHSDPSGGGSSLCINPGAAKANTSGWQAEAEAAYLATVTSC; translated from the coding sequence ATGAACTACTCGAACTTCGTAGCCAAAAGCCTGCCCGCGTTGCTGCTTGGAACCGTTCTGTTCCTGCAGCCCAACATTGCTCAAGCAAACGAGATGAGCCCAAACATCATGTCTCAATGCTCGGCCGGCTATTTCTGTGTGTGGTCTGGAACAAATTTCACCGGGCAGTTTCAACGCATCGCAGCGACAAACTCGTACCGGGGCATCACGCTCACAGCGACCAAGTCGTACTACAACAACCGCATGCAACGGACGTGGTTGCATTCAGATCCGTCTGGCGGCGGATCCAGTTTGTGCATCAACCCAGGTGCCGCCAAGGCGAACACAAGTGGATGGCAGGCGGAAGCCGAAGCAGCCTACCTCGCGACTGTCACTTCTTGCTGA
- a CDS encoding glycosyltransferase family 4 protein, with the protein MRHHGQRAVKRFIAVAELINVQTQRDFMVPAAKVVTVHNGVDTEHFRHRPDERAALRHELLGIDDDRLVIAQAAFLDARKRQAMLIEAMPTVLLADPRTHLALAGGGDDEPMLRELITSLGLGDNVSLLTGDNDIAALYAASDVATLVSTHEGLPGSAIEALACGLPLLIAPNGGSVEVIEHEVSGLFLHDETVAGTAAALTRLVTDAGLRERLAVAGLERVRERFDIRVTARRTADVHESVLAAG; encoded by the coding sequence GTGCGTCACCACGGCCAGCGTGCGGTCAAGCGCTTCATCGCCGTGGCCGAGCTCATCAACGTGCAGACCCAGCGCGACTTCATGGTGCCGGCGGCCAAGGTCGTGACCGTGCACAACGGCGTCGACACCGAGCACTTCCGGCACCGCCCCGACGAACGAGCAGCACTGCGGCACGAGCTGCTGGGCATCGACGACGACCGCCTGGTCATCGCGCAGGCCGCCTTCCTGGACGCCCGCAAGCGTCAGGCGATGCTGATCGAGGCGATGCCCACGGTGCTGCTCGCCGATCCGCGCACCCACCTCGCACTCGCGGGCGGGGGCGACGACGAGCCGATGCTGCGTGAGCTGATCACGTCGCTCGGTCTCGGCGACAACGTCAGCCTGCTCACCGGCGACAACGACATCGCTGCGCTCTACGCGGCCTCGGACGTCGCCACGCTCGTGTCGACCCACGAGGGCCTGCCCGGCAGCGCGATCGAGGCGCTCGCCTGCGGGCTGCCGCTGCTCATCGCGCCCAACGGTGGCAGCGTCGAGGTCATCGAGCACGAGGTCAGCGGCCTGTTCCTGCACGACGAGACCGTTGCCGGCACGGCAGCCGCGCTCACTCGGCTGGTGACGGACGCCGGCCTGCGCGAGCGACTCGCTGTCGCGGGGCTCGAGCGGGTCCGCGAACGGTTCGACATCCGGGTCACGGCCCGGCGTACGGCTGACGTGCACGAGAGCGTCCTGGCAGCCGGCTGA
- a CDS encoding HNH endonuclease signature motif containing protein, whose translation MATSTASILADLGDVTSWRARAEWFEVARMLDYRDAEMARTAHVEPARLRQVERSAIALAIAEATQLSEGQVQLRLSVADRIRQQTPSVWAAFSHGTLDWNRVRDISATLEKLQRAESVHRLERLVVGYAAEHTPAELRQWLRRFVQRVEPDLAVERAEAQRRDRHVSVTHGDDAMSWLNAYLPSHEAAAIEHRLRTEARKPAPDDDDRTVAQREADLLVAWCLSTGSRDDEVRTSSAVAANIAVTIDADVLAGAVAGFAESADGRWAVPARWIADVVSGGSTFWHRIVTHPVSGDILSHEYLGRFAPDILDLALQYLHEVCQAPGCMVPATRCDQDHVTPWPHGPTRAENLGPLCRRHHIMKGHGVLRWTTRPNDASEHHAA comes from the coding sequence ATGGCCACCTCGACCGCTTCGATCCTCGCCGATCTCGGCGATGTGACGAGCTGGCGTGCGCGAGCCGAGTGGTTCGAGGTCGCCCGGATGCTCGACTACCGCGACGCCGAGATGGCCCGCACCGCTCACGTCGAGCCGGCACGGTTGCGACAGGTCGAACGGTCGGCGATCGCGCTCGCGATCGCCGAGGCCACCCAGCTGTCCGAGGGGCAGGTCCAGCTGCGCCTGTCGGTGGCCGACCGTATCCGCCAACAGACACCTTCGGTGTGGGCCGCGTTCTCCCACGGCACCCTCGACTGGAATCGCGTGCGCGACATCTCGGCAACGCTCGAGAAGCTGCAGCGGGCTGAGTCGGTGCACCGGCTCGAGCGGCTGGTCGTCGGCTACGCCGCCGAGCACACGCCCGCAGAGCTCCGGCAATGGCTGAGGCGATTCGTCCAGCGGGTCGAGCCCGACCTCGCGGTCGAGCGCGCCGAGGCCCAGCGCCGCGACCGGCACGTGTCCGTGACCCACGGCGACGACGCCATGTCTTGGCTCAACGCCTACCTGCCCTCCCACGAAGCCGCCGCGATCGAGCACCGCCTCCGCACCGAGGCCCGCAAGCCCGCACCCGACGATGACGACCGCACCGTCGCCCAGCGGGAGGCTGACCTCCTGGTGGCCTGGTGCCTTTCGACAGGCTCAAGGGACGACGAGGTACGCACCAGCTCGGCCGTCGCGGCGAACATCGCCGTCACGATCGACGCCGACGTCCTCGCGGGTGCTGTGGCCGGGTTCGCCGAGTCCGCCGACGGACGCTGGGCCGTCCCCGCCCGGTGGATCGCCGACGTCGTCTCTGGCGGCAGCACCTTCTGGCACAGAATCGTCACCCATCCGGTGTCCGGCGACATCCTCAGCCACGAGTACCTCGGCAGGTTCGCGCCCGACATCCTCGACCTGGCGCTGCAGTACCTCCACGAGGTCTGTCAGGCACCCGGCTGCATGGTGCCCGCCACTCGGTGCGACCAGGACCACGTCACCCCCTGGCCCCACGGACCCACCCGGGCCGAGAACCTCGGCCCCTTGTGCCGAAGGCACCACATCATGAAGGGCCACGGCGTCCTGCGGTGGACCACCCGCCCCAACGACGCGTCGGAGCACCACGCGGCCTGA
- a CDS encoding exodeoxyribonuclease III yields MRIATWNVNSIRSRIDRVTGFLERHDIDVLAVQETKCREDQFPGLELSAMGYEYVHRGLSQWNGVALISRVGLDDVATQFADDQPMFGDPEIVEARSIGATCGGVRVWSLYVPNGRELGHPHYDYKLQWLERLRQASAQWLADDPTAQIALTGDWNVIPTDDDVWDVTAFEGKTHVSQPERDAFQAVVDAGYADVVRPFTPGPGVYTYWDYQQLAFPKKRGLRIDFVLSSPALAARVENAWIDRDERKGKGASDHAPVIVDLA; encoded by the coding sequence GTGCGTATCGCCACCTGGAACGTCAACTCCATCCGCAGCCGCATCGACCGCGTCACGGGCTTCCTCGAACGTCACGACATCGACGTCCTGGCCGTCCAGGAGACCAAGTGCCGCGAGGACCAGTTTCCCGGCCTCGAGCTCTCCGCGATGGGCTACGAATACGTCCACCGCGGGCTGAGCCAGTGGAACGGCGTCGCGCTGATCTCGCGCGTCGGACTCGACGACGTCGCGACCCAGTTCGCCGACGACCAGCCGATGTTCGGCGACCCCGAGATCGTCGAGGCCCGCTCAATCGGAGCCACGTGCGGCGGCGTGCGCGTCTGGAGCCTCTACGTGCCCAACGGCCGCGAGCTCGGCCACCCGCACTACGACTACAAGCTGCAGTGGCTCGAGCGCCTGCGACAGGCCTCGGCCCAGTGGCTCGCCGACGACCCCACGGCGCAGATCGCGCTGACGGGCGACTGGAACGTCATCCCCACCGACGACGACGTGTGGGACGTGACGGCGTTCGAGGGCAAGACGCACGTGTCGCAGCCCGAGCGCGACGCCTTCCAGGCCGTCGTCGACGCGGGCTACGCCGACGTCGTCCGGCCGTTCACACCGGGCCCCGGCGTCTACACCTACTGGGACTACCAGCAGCTCGCGTTCCCGAAGAAGCGCGGCCTGCGCATCGACTTCGTCCTGTCCTCCCCCGCCCTCGCCGCCCGGGTCGAGAACGCGTGGATCGACCGCGACGAGCGCAAGGGCAAGGGCGCCAGCGACCACGCCCCCGTCATCGTCGACCTGGCCTGA
- a CDS encoding C39 family peptidase yields MSSRRTRSLAVAAIVGALFAVSNPRTATASVQATDDSGPVFDGIGPGVDYVPGVDPEADARRALYTAYGEAVQGRLDASALTEAVETFEDTTGESVTEGAAPIPELAKVTTGMVAGKAATTAATTAHSLAVPYYSQGTDNNYCGPATAKMILAWEGHNTSAYNPSHNNTESRLATSDYLKTDLHGATNWGTKDMELGFDKFYGSNYLLQDDSPSVSSYVGTVVSHIDGFDAPAVGTHEPAGGYHYNGHPAGQTIRHWLVVKGYTTNAVGTTYLDSSTSIWTGVDQQFNYGNSAFVPRYITGYYGIAS; encoded by the coding sequence ATGAGTTCCAGAAGAACACGATCTCTAGCAGTCGCGGCTATCGTCGGTGCCCTGTTCGCGGTATCGAACCCGCGGACTGCCACGGCCTCGGTCCAGGCGACCGACGATTCGGGCCCAGTCTTCGACGGAATCGGGCCCGGTGTCGATTACGTCCCTGGCGTCGATCCTGAAGCTGACGCCCGGCGTGCGTTGTACACGGCATACGGTGAGGCTGTGCAAGGGCGTTTGGATGCATCCGCGCTCACCGAAGCGGTAGAAACCTTCGAGGACACCACTGGCGAATCGGTTACCGAAGGTGCTGCCCCGATTCCTGAGCTGGCGAAGGTCACAACAGGGATGGTCGCTGGCAAGGCTGCAACTACAGCTGCCACGACCGCGCACTCGCTGGCAGTTCCGTACTACTCACAGGGGACGGACAACAACTACTGCGGACCGGCGACGGCCAAGATGATCTTGGCTTGGGAGGGCCACAACACGAGCGCCTACAACCCCTCCCACAACAACACCGAATCGCGCCTCGCGACTTCGGACTACTTGAAGACCGATCTGCACGGGGCGACTAACTGGGGCACGAAAGACATGGAACTGGGTTTCGACAAGTTCTACGGAAGCAACTATTTGCTGCAAGACGACTCGCCGAGCGTCAGTTCGTACGTAGGCACGGTTGTTTCACACATCGACGGTTTTGACGCACCAGCCGTCGGAACCCACGAACCCGCGGGCGGCTATCACTACAACGGGCATCCGGCCGGGCAGACCATCAGGCACTGGCTTGTCGTCAAGGGTTACACCACTAATGCTGTGGGAACGACCTACCTCGACTCCTCCACGTCGATCTGGACTGGCGTGGATCAACAGTTCAACTACGGGAACAGCGCGTTCGTGCCGCGATACATCACGGGCTACTACGGTATTGCTTCATGA
- the mnhG gene encoding monovalent cation/H(+) antiporter subunit G, protein MIDVIAGTLLVSGSLMATIAAIGIVRFPDVLSRMHAATKPQTVGLLLILTGLALRLRDLSDVTVIVLIAVFQLLTAPVSAHMVGRAAFRTGFARRDQLTVCEFDDDGRWDTEDDGGPVSPTR, encoded by the coding sequence ATGATCGACGTCATCGCCGGCACGCTGCTCGTCTCGGGATCGCTCATGGCCACGATCGCGGCCATCGGCATCGTGCGGTTCCCCGACGTGCTGAGCCGCATGCACGCGGCCACCAAGCCGCAGACCGTCGGCCTGCTGCTGATCCTCACCGGGCTGGCCCTGCGGCTACGCGACCTGTCCGACGTCACGGTCATCGTGCTGATCGCGGTCTTCCAGCTGCTGACCGCGCCCGTGTCGGCGCACATGGTCGGTCGCGCGGCGTTCCGCACCGGGTTCGCGCGCCGCGACCAGCTGACGGTGTGCGAGTTCGACGACGACGGCCGCTGGGACACCGAGGACGACGGCGGCCCCGTCAGCCCGACGCGATAG
- a CDS encoding Na+/H+ antiporter subunit D — protein sequence MNQIVLLPVILPLLGAGLCLVFGRSARAQRVISIAILALVVTVSAVLLYRADHFGPQTVNVGGWPADIGISLVADRLSALMLLVSTIVTLCVLLYSFGQGIVEFGRDAPLSVFHPTFLVLSAGVSNAFLSADLFNLFVGFEILLVSSYVLITLGGTGARVRSGTIYIVVSMISSVVFLVAIACVYAATGTVNFAALSGRIADLPPEVSTLLQLLLLTTFCIKAAVFPLSAWLPDSYPTAPAPVTAVFAGLLTKVGIYAIIRTQTLLFPDSDLRTLLLWAAVFTMVVGILGAVAQSDIKRILSFTLVSHIGYMLFGVALGSTAGLSGAIFYIAHHITVQTTLFLVAGLIEYRSSTTNLDKLGGLARAAPVLSVMFFVPAMNLAGIPPFSGFLGKLALVQAGVDDHRWLSYVAVAAAVVTSLLTLYAIAKVWNRAFWQPAEPEHEAGDDLGSDSHGGSMHGRSGVSTKTERTSTWKVADESDEQRLPLGMVLPTVLLVGCSVALTVVAGPMLAFTTRAADELMQRSPYIVAVLGGGA from the coding sequence GTGAACCAGATCGTGCTCCTTCCCGTCATCCTGCCCCTGCTGGGCGCGGGACTGTGCCTGGTGTTCGGGCGATCGGCCCGCGCCCAGCGCGTCATCAGCATCGCGATCCTGGCGCTGGTCGTCACGGTGTCGGCGGTGCTGCTCTACCGCGCCGACCACTTCGGACCGCAGACCGTCAACGTCGGCGGCTGGCCCGCCGACATCGGCATCAGCCTGGTCGCCGACCGGCTGTCGGCGCTGATGCTGCTGGTCTCGACGATCGTGACGCTCTGCGTCCTGCTCTACTCCTTCGGCCAGGGCATCGTCGAGTTCGGCCGCGACGCGCCGCTGTCGGTGTTCCACCCGACGTTCCTGGTGCTGAGCGCCGGCGTCTCCAACGCCTTCTTGTCGGCCGACCTGTTCAACCTGTTCGTCGGCTTCGAGATCCTGCTGGTCTCGTCGTACGTGCTGATCACGCTGGGCGGCACCGGCGCACGGGTTCGCTCGGGCACGATCTACATCGTCGTCAGCATGATCTCGTCGGTCGTCTTCCTCGTCGCGATCGCGTGCGTCTACGCCGCCACCGGCACGGTCAACTTCGCGGCGCTCTCGGGCCGCATCGCCGATCTGCCTCCCGAGGTGTCGACCCTGCTGCAGCTGCTGCTGCTCACGACGTTCTGCATCAAGGCCGCGGTGTTCCCGCTCTCGGCCTGGCTGCCCGACTCCTACCCGACGGCGCCCGCTCCCGTCACCGCGGTGTTCGCGGGCCTGCTCACCAAGGTCGGCATCTACGCGATCATCCGCACGCAGACGCTGCTCTTCCCCGACAGCGACCTGCGCACGCTGCTGCTGTGGGCCGCGGTGTTCACGATGGTCGTCGGCATCCTCGGCGCGGTCGCGCAGTCCGACATCAAGCGCATCCTGTCGTTCACGCTCGTCAGCCACATCGGCTACATGCTGTTCGGCGTCGCGCTCGGCAGCACCGCGGGGCTGTCGGGTGCCATCTTCTACATCGCGCACCACATCACGGTGCAGACGACGCTGTTCCTCGTGGCGGGACTCATCGAGTACCGCAGCAGCACGACCAACCTCGACAAGCTGGGCGGTCTCGCCCGCGCCGCCCCGGTGCTGTCGGTCATGTTCTTCGTGCCGGCCATGAATCTCGCCGGCATCCCGCCGTTCTCGGGATTCCTCGGCAAGCTCGCGCTGGTGCAGGCCGGTGTCGACGACCACCGGTGGCTGTCGTACGTCGCCGTCGCCGCGGCGGTCGTCACGAGCCTGCTGACCCTCTATGCGATCGCCAAGGTCTGGAACCGTGCCTTCTGGCAGCCCGCCGAGCCCGAGCACGAGGCGGGCGACGACCTCGGGTCCGACTCGCACGGCGGCTCGATGCACGGACGATCGGGCGTCTCGACCAAGACCGAGCGCACCAGCACCTGGAAGGTCGCCGACGAGAGCGATGAGCAGCGCCTCCCGCTCGGCATGGTGCTGCCGACGGTGCTGCTGGTGGGCTGCTCGGTCGCGCTGACGGTCGTCGCCGGCCCCATGCTCGCGTTCACGACCCGCGCCGCAGACGAGCTGATGCAGCGCAGCCCCTACATCGTCGCGGTGCTCGGGGGTGGCGCATGA
- a CDS encoding Na+/H+ antiporter subunit E: MRAAGRDLLSRLPVVVALTLVWVLLWGNVGPITVLGGALVSLVVMTVFPFPAVGWQGRFRPLAAVRLVATFLVDLISASVQVAWLAIRPAAPPASAVIRVQLATRSELLLTITAELISLVPGSLLIELDSRRGIIWLHLLDGSTPAKVERAREKALAQERRVIAALGADHEVVACRGHQEAHA, translated from the coding sequence ATGAGAGCCGCCGGCCGCGACCTCCTGAGCCGCCTGCCCGTCGTCGTCGCGCTGACGCTCGTGTGGGTGCTGCTGTGGGGCAACGTCGGCCCGATCACGGTGCTGGGCGGGGCGCTCGTCTCGCTGGTCGTCATGACGGTCTTCCCGTTCCCGGCGGTCGGCTGGCAGGGACGGTTCAGGCCGCTCGCCGCCGTCCGTCTCGTCGCGACGTTCCTCGTCGACCTGATCAGCGCGAGCGTGCAGGTGGCGTGGCTCGCGATCCGGCCCGCCGCCCCGCCGGCCAGCGCAGTCATCCGCGTGCAGCTCGCGACGCGCTCGGAGCTCCTGCTCACGATCACCGCCGAGCTCATCTCTCTGGTGCCCGGCTCGCTGTTGATCGAGCTCGACAGCCGGCGGGGCATCATCTGGCTGCACCTGCTCGACGGCAGCACCCCGGCCAAGGTCGAGCGCGCGCGCGAGAAGGCCCTCGCGCAGGAGCGTCGCGTCATCGCGGCACTCGGCGCAGACCACGAGGTCGTGGCGTGCCGCGGACACCAGGAGGCACACGCATGA
- a CDS encoding monovalent cation/H+ antiporter complex subunit F — protein sequence MTVVGTICVVLLSITGVLCIVRIVRGPTMLDRTVAADVFVAASAGAIGIEAAVERHGTTLSILVVLALVGFLSSVSIARFAAPDTDRRAYDAEPTDPDDMVARQPFDDDQTGDRDDTGARLPRGEGTP from the coding sequence ATGACCGTCGTCGGCACCATCTGCGTCGTCCTGCTGTCGATCACGGGAGTGCTCTGCATCGTCCGTATCGTCCGCGGTCCGACGATGCTCGACCGCACCGTCGCCGCCGACGTCTTCGTCGCGGCCAGCGCCGGTGCGATCGGCATCGAGGCCGCCGTCGAGCGCCACGGCACGACGCTCTCGATCCTGGTCGTGCTGGCCCTGGTCGGATTCCTCAGCTCGGTCAGCATCGCGCGCTTCGCGGCACCCGACACCGACCGGCGGGCCTATGACGCCGAGCCGACCGATCCCGACGACATGGTCGCCCGGCAGCCCTTCGACGACGACCAGACCGGCGACCGCGACGACACGGGTGCCCGGCTGCCGCGCGGGGAGGGGACGCCATGA
- a CDS encoding glycosyltransferase has protein sequence MVDGRHVAHFVMMNPNKRGPVELLFPVLAREWAARGGRTSCWFTAEPPAWYAAMLDDAGVEHGVIDGVTDGVIDKDAWNAAVERAALDLRPDLVHIHHGWHGSAAALARQGILAVQTEHS, from the coding sequence ATGGTCGACGGCAGGCACGTGGCGCACTTCGTGATGATGAATCCCAACAAGCGAGGTCCGGTCGAGCTGCTGTTCCCGGTTCTCGCACGCGAGTGGGCTGCCCGCGGGGGCCGCACGTCCTGCTGGTTCACCGCGGAGCCACCGGCCTGGTATGCCGCGATGCTCGATGACGCCGGGGTCGAGCACGGTGTGATCGACGGCGTCACCGACGGAGTCATCGACAAGGACGCGTGGAACGCGGCCGTCGAGCGAGCAGCCCTCGACCTGCGGCCCGACCTCGTGCACATCCATCACGGCTGGCACGGATCGGCCGCTGCCCTGGCACGGCAGGGCATCCTGGCGGTGCAGACGGAGCACTCGTGA